TTAACAGCATCATCAGAGAATTGAAATACACCATAGGCTTGAGCAAAAATCGCTAAAGCTTCCGCCCTTGTCACCCGTTGGTTAGGGAAAAACAAATTCCCCCGATAACCTTTCATCACATCCGTCTTCAAAACTGTCTGAATATCTTGATACGCCCAATGAGAACGGGGTACATCTCCAACTGAGATGGTTTTCGACTGGTTAGCGGCTTCTTGTTTATTCAGACGAAATGCTTTCACCAAAATAGAAGCTAGTTCAGCACGATTAATCAGCCTTTCTGGATAGAAATTACCATCAGTCGAATTAGTCATCAAATTGGCAGCAATTACCTGTTGTATCGCTTCCGATGATACGCCCCCAGTATTTTCGGTTACTTGAGCTTGAGCCACTACTGGAAAGCCTTGGAGTATCACTACCAATGAAAGGGTGCTTAGTAAATGCCGCATAGTTCTTACCTAAGATAACCAAAACTAATTTAGCAAGTGAATGTTGGGTTGTGAGTTGTGTTAGCGGTAGCGGGGCGTTCAGCCCGTGCTGAGAAATTTTGAATTTTGAGTTGATACACCACGCATTGACGCATTTCCACCCAGCTAAGTGTCCTATTTTCCAGATGAAGGTTTTGGAGGACAAAAGATTATTGAGAAATTTTTGAAATTTTTTTGTGAAACTAACTGAGAATTGTTTGCACTTAGGATATGCTAGTAACAGATGCTCTACTCTTAAAGATTCTCAATACTTGAGGAGTAGAAACATCATATTTACTGCAAGTTGGTTGTGCTTTGAGGGCTAGTCGCTTGAAACCGTTCAGTTCCGAAGTAGATGAAAAGTCTGTTGTAGAAGTAAATTGGGTAGATCGTTGGCTGGTATATCAGCGTCTACAGGAATTAGAGATTCCCTGTTGCTGTGAAGCTAATCAACCGTTAAAAGTTGAAGTTGTCAACCCTACGACAGTTGTTCAACTTTGGAGCGTGATGAGACAATTTACTTCTTCTCGCCAAGATTTAATTTACTCTCTTGAGATTTGTTGGCAAAGCCGCTATCCACATTCTTAATTAGTGGCTGCAATGTGTCTCATTTCATAACTCAGGCTTACTTTAGTTAATCAGAGGTGAAAGAATATGGGTGTATGTAATAGTAAAAATGTATCAGAGTTTTGCCTTGAGGGTAGATTTATTGAATTTGTTATTAAAGATGGCTATAAGCTTAAAGGCTTGTTATTACTCACTGCTGATGGTGAATGTTACGTTAAACTTGCCAAGCACTTAAGATTTACTTTTGATTTACGCTTACCTGCTGGTACTTTGTTACAAGTCGTTGGTCAAAAGAAGTATGATGCCAAAACTGGTGAAGTGACATTTAAAGCTGAACGTGTGATGGCGGCTAGAGGGGAAACACAAAAAGTTCAGACTATATCACCAATTAAGCAAGTGCCAGCTATGGAAAATACTGCCCCAAAACCAAATAAGGCAAAAGCAACGATTTTGGTATGTCAAAAGTCCGATTGTATGAAACGCGGTGGTAAAGCAGTGTGCCAAGCATTAGAAGCTGCTTTAAGCGATCGCGGTCTTGAAGACCAAGTTACCATTAAAGGTACTGGCTGCATGAAAAACTGCAAAGCTGGCCCTAATTTAGTGATGCCAGATAAAACTCGCTACACCCGTATTCAAGCCAGCCAAGTTTCATCTGTAATCAATACCTTAGCCAATTTACGAGGGTTCAACACCTGTGGAAAGGGGATGAATAAGTCCCAAAGAAGTGAGCTTGGCAAAAATTTGGGCTAATAAAATAGAGTCAGGCTTTTGAGGAAGTATTTTTAACATTTCATGAAAATATCGAAAACCC
Above is a genomic segment from Nostoc sp. MS1 containing:
- a CDS encoding Asr1405/Asl0597 family protein; this translates as MKPFSSEVDEKSVVEVNWVDRWLVYQRLQELEIPCCCEANQPLKVEVVNPTTVVQLWSVMRQFTSSRQDLIYSLEICWQSRYPHS
- a CDS encoding S-layer homology domain-containing protein, with the protein product MRHLLSTLSLVVILQGFPVVAQAQVTENTGGVSSEAIQQVIAANLMTNSTDGNFYPERLINRAELASILVKAFRLNKQEAANQSKTISVGDVPRSHWAYQDIQTVLKTDVMKGYRGNLFFPNQRVTRAEALAIFAQAYGVFQFSDDAVNETLAPYPDAASIPPWARKAIATVVTEGFINTDAQNNISPLKPMTRGDMAYLLSKYLQRQQQQPETPVVPTTTDSPQLP
- a CDS encoding (2Fe-2S) ferredoxin domain-containing protein; the encoded protein is MGVCNSKNVSEFCLEGRFIEFVIKDGYKLKGLLLLTADGECYVKLAKHLRFTFDLRLPAGTLLQVVGQKKYDAKTGEVTFKAERVMAARGETQKVQTISPIKQVPAMENTAPKPNKAKATILVCQKSDCMKRGGKAVCQALEAALSDRGLEDQVTIKGTGCMKNCKAGPNLVMPDKTRYTRIQASQVSSVINTLANLRGFNTCGKGMNKSQRSELGKNLG